A window from Myxococcus fulvus encodes these proteins:
- a CDS encoding DUF2795 domain-containing protein: MTRERLVQGVSELEERVGQPLPLAQSLHQALLGAVFPLTAEELTWVARENEAPPTVLSLLGALPRGRFASVDAVAVALEQDTGDTPSSPDARAPVLTSTR; the protein is encoded by the coding sequence ATGACACGCGAACGGCTTGTCCAGGGTGTGTCGGAGTTGGAGGAGCGGGTGGGCCAGCCGCTGCCTCTCGCGCAGTCGCTGCACCAGGCCCTGCTCGGCGCGGTGTTCCCCCTCACCGCGGAAGAGCTCACCTGGGTGGCTCGTGAGAACGAGGCCCCGCCCACGGTGCTCTCGCTGTTGGGCGCCCTCCCCAGGGGCCGCTTCGCCTCCGTGGACGCGGTGGCCGTGGCCCTGGAGCAGGACACCGGTGACACTCCCTCGTCCCCGGATGCGCGCGCGCCCGTCCTCACCTCCACTCGCTGA
- a CDS encoding DUF2625 family protein, producing MRSLEALLETEDPAWPLVREWLGSASNPVEVLPRDEAATGEVLHQLQVTTRSPLGAVAYETGGLLVDGGWLRILGGAGPRMRGNLATWNALGPHPAVASTRGVLLVAHDVVGGFFALDGGALGEGRGGAFYFAPDTLRWEDLGRGYSDLLAFFLGGDLAGFYSAYRAAGWSEAASRLSPDEGFSLHPPLWTAEGKDLTRVSRRPVPMTELLALQLDLARQFDGDES from the coding sequence ATGCGGTCGCTCGAGGCGTTGCTCGAAACCGAGGACCCCGCGTGGCCGTTGGTGCGGGAGTGGCTGGGCTCGGCAAGCAACCCGGTCGAGGTCCTGCCTCGCGACGAAGCCGCCACCGGTGAAGTGCTCCACCAGCTCCAGGTGACGACGCGCTCTCCCCTGGGAGCGGTGGCCTACGAAACAGGCGGCCTGCTCGTCGACGGAGGCTGGCTCCGAATCCTGGGTGGCGCGGGGCCGCGCATGCGCGGCAACCTGGCGACGTGGAATGCGCTGGGCCCGCATCCCGCGGTGGCCTCGACCCGGGGAGTGCTGCTCGTGGCCCATGATGTCGTCGGCGGCTTCTTCGCGCTCGACGGCGGGGCGCTCGGCGAGGGACGGGGCGGCGCGTTCTACTTCGCGCCCGACACGCTCCGCTGGGAAGACCTGGGGCGTGGCTACTCGGACCTGCTGGCGTTCTTCCTCGGCGGAGACCTCGCCGGGTTCTATAGCGCGTATCGCGCGGCCGGCTGGAGCGAAGCGGCCTCGAGGCTCTCACCCGACGAGGGCTTCTCCCTCCACCCTCCCCTCTGGACGGCCGAGGGCAAGGACCTCACCCGCGTGTCCCGACGGCCGGTTCCCATGACGGAGCTGCTGGCGCTCCAGCTCGACCTCGCGCGCCAGTTCGACGGCGACGAGTCCTGA
- a CDS encoding pyruvate dehydrogenase complex dihydrolipoamide acetyltransferase, with protein sequence MATPIQMPSLSPTMTEGKIVKWLKKVGDKVSSGEAIAELETDKSNLEIEAYDDGYLLEIVVGENQTAPVGAPIAYVGAQGEKVAAGGAPAPKAAAPAPAPAPKAAAPEAPKPAAPAASGGGDRIAIQLPSLSPTMTEGKIVKWLKKVGDKVSSGEALAELETDKSNLEIEAYDDGTLAEIVVGENQTAPVGSPIAYLTPKGGKAAAAAAAPAPKAAAPEAPKAAPAAQPVQAPAPQAPSASGGGRRVRASPLAKKIAQARGLDIAQVQGSGPSGRVVKRDIEEALAKGGAKAPAQAPSAPAARKGPSAPTVARAESRTEPLSSMRKVIAQRMTEVKPGVPHFYLTIEVEMDSAVKVREEAKAMDLKVSVNDLIVKAVAMAVRRYPKVNVSLQGDQVIHHGSVDVGIAVALEQGLITPIVRDADTKGLQALATEIRELAERARKRALKPEEYTGGSITVSNLGMYGIDNFAAIINPPQASILAVGAVTDKVVVRDGQMVIRKMMSATLSCDHRIVDGAIGAEFLRELRGLLEHPTRLLF encoded by the coding sequence ATGGCCACGCCCATTCAGATGCCGAGCCTGTCCCCGACGATGACGGAGGGGAAGATCGTCAAGTGGCTGAAGAAGGTGGGGGACAAGGTCTCCTCCGGTGAGGCCATCGCCGAGCTGGAGACGGACAAGTCCAACCTGGAGATCGAAGCCTACGACGACGGCTACCTGCTGGAGATCGTCGTCGGCGAGAACCAGACCGCTCCCGTCGGCGCGCCCATCGCCTACGTCGGCGCGCAGGGCGAGAAGGTCGCTGCCGGAGGCGCGCCCGCGCCGAAGGCCGCGGCTCCGGCTCCCGCGCCCGCACCGAAGGCCGCCGCGCCCGAGGCCCCCAAGCCCGCTGCGCCCGCCGCGTCCGGTGGTGGGGACCGTATCGCCATCCAGTTGCCGAGCCTGTCCCCGACGATGACGGAGGGGAAGATCGTCAAGTGGTTGAAGAAGGTGGGGGACAAGGTCTCCTCCGGTGAGGCCCTGGCCGAGCTGGAGACGGACAAGTCCAACCTGGAGATCGAGGCCTACGACGACGGGACGCTGGCGGAGATCGTCGTCGGTGAGAACCAGACGGCGCCGGTCGGCTCGCCCATCGCGTACCTCACGCCCAAGGGGGGCAAGGCGGCCGCCGCCGCTGCTGCTCCCGCGCCGAAGGCCGCCGCGCCCGAGGCCCCCAAGGCCGCTCCCGCCGCGCAGCCGGTCCAGGCTCCCGCTCCCCAGGCGCCTTCCGCGTCCGGTGGGGGACGCCGGGTCCGGGCCAGTCCGCTCGCCAAGAAGATCGCCCAGGCGCGCGGGCTGGACATCGCGCAGGTGCAGGGCTCGGGTCCCTCGGGTCGCGTGGTGAAGCGCGACATCGAGGAGGCGCTGGCCAAGGGTGGAGCGAAGGCCCCCGCGCAGGCGCCCTCCGCGCCGGCCGCGAGGAAGGGTCCCTCGGCGCCGACGGTGGCGCGCGCGGAGTCCCGCACCGAGCCTTTGTCCTCCATGCGCAAGGTCATCGCGCAGCGGATGACGGAGGTGAAGCCCGGCGTGCCGCACTTCTACCTCACCATCGAGGTGGAGATGGACTCTGCGGTGAAGGTGCGCGAGGAGGCGAAGGCGATGGACCTCAAGGTCTCCGTCAACGACCTCATCGTGAAGGCCGTGGCCATGGCCGTGCGCCGCTACCCGAAGGTCAACGTGTCGCTGCAGGGTGACCAGGTCATCCACCACGGCTCGGTGGACGTGGGCATCGCGGTGGCGCTGGAGCAGGGTCTCATCACCCCCATCGTCCGCGACGCGGACACCAAGGGGCTGCAGGCGCTGGCCACGGAGATCCGCGAGCTGGCGGAGCGCGCGCGCAAGCGGGCCCTCAAGCCCGAGGAGTACACGGGTGGCTCCATCACCGTGAGCAACCTGGGCATGTACGGCATCGACAACTTCGCCGCCATCATCAACCCGCCGCAGGCCTCCATCCTCGCGGTGGGCGCGGTGACGGACAAGGTCGTGGTGCGCGACGGGCAGATGGTCATCCGCAAGATGATGTCGGCCACGCTGTCGTGCGACCACCGCATCGTCGACGGGGCCATCGGCGCGGAGTTCCTCCGCGAGCTGCGCGGCCTCTTGGAGCACCCCACGCGGCTGCTCTTCTAG
- a CDS encoding myxosortase-dependent metalloprotease, MXAN_2677/MXAN_2678 family translates to MPVAALLTLMAVGQFDPYVRSRVTAGDPSTQALYWTVPLVTWNLNREGNLVTPAETEFQAIRASFQSWQDIFTSCGNLSLQEGPLVDSREVGYLRGKTNHNLVLFRTQNCSELAQPTDPCWKAETCANQYDCWDDDDGTLAITLTTYDKRSGIIYDSDISFNASRYFFTAVDGPPCTSQGQGNCVANDVQNTATHEIGHFVGLDHTRVSGSTMFPSAPQGEVSKRTIDPGSRDFVCDVYPKGKPSQSDFHPAMDTLAGGPVGDKGCSATGATATSMGPALLAWAWLRRRRRAAEGRS, encoded by the coding sequence ATGCCCGTGGCCGCGCTGCTCACGCTCATGGCCGTCGGACAGTTCGACCCGTACGTGCGCAGCCGGGTGACGGCGGGAGACCCGTCCACGCAGGCGCTCTACTGGACGGTGCCGCTCGTCACCTGGAACCTGAACCGCGAGGGCAACCTCGTCACGCCGGCGGAGACCGAGTTCCAGGCCATCCGGGCCTCCTTCCAGAGCTGGCAGGACATCTTCACGTCCTGCGGCAACCTGTCGCTGCAGGAGGGGCCGCTCGTGGACTCGCGGGAGGTGGGCTACCTGCGCGGCAAGACGAACCACAACCTGGTGCTCTTCCGCACCCAGAACTGCAGCGAGCTGGCACAGCCGACCGACCCCTGCTGGAAGGCGGAGACGTGCGCGAACCAGTACGACTGCTGGGATGACGACGACGGCACGCTCGCCATCACCCTCACCACGTACGACAAGCGCTCGGGCATCATCTACGACTCGGACATCTCCTTCAACGCGAGCCGGTACTTCTTCACCGCGGTGGACGGGCCTCCGTGCACGTCGCAGGGGCAGGGCAACTGCGTCGCCAACGACGTGCAGAACACCGCCACGCACGAGATCGGCCACTTCGTCGGGTTGGACCACACTCGCGTGTCGGGCTCGACCATGTTCCCCAGCGCGCCGCAGGGCGAGGTGTCCAAGCGCACCATCGACCCGGGCTCGCGCGACTTCGTCTGCGACGTCTATCCGAAGGGCAAGCCCAGCCAGTCCGACTTCCACCCGGCGATGGACACGCTGGCGGGTGGCCCCGTGGGCGACAAGGGCTGCTCCGCGACGGGTGCCACCGCGACGTCGATGGGGCCGGCGCTGCTCGCGTGGGCGTGGCTGCGTCGGCGCAGGCGAGCGGCGGAGGGCCGCTCGTGA
- a CDS encoding myxosortase-dependent metalloprotease, MXAN_2677/MXAN_2678 family, which translates to MRRPVVLGLALLASAPAMAQDTFPYRRTTANGNSRMCLVWPAPEYVYHLDAAGSARTPGDTEVAAIEASFESWRRVAATCSDYTFRRGRDWEGKVEVGYVKEDPASNYNIITFREAYCFDVAPEDDACWAQMTCANKYACWDEDSRTLAITISSHGVESGRVWDADIEVNAAGYLFTTVDAPPCVEGAESVDCVAMDLQNTMTHEIGHVVGLDHVPYPGATMERTAPLGETQKRIIDAGSAEGFCSIYPKGLPPNQCIMKNTGLALLGDGRGTGCATAPGAVIAGGWLAALALLRRRRS; encoded by the coding sequence GTGAGAAGGCCCGTGGTGCTCGGGCTGGCGCTCCTCGCCAGCGCGCCCGCCATGGCTCAGGACACGTTCCCCTATCGCCGCACCACGGCGAACGGGAACAGCCGCATGTGTCTGGTCTGGCCCGCGCCGGAGTACGTCTACCACCTGGACGCCGCCGGCAGCGCGCGCACGCCGGGCGACACGGAGGTGGCCGCCATCGAGGCCTCCTTCGAGTCGTGGCGGCGCGTGGCCGCGACGTGCAGCGACTACACGTTCCGCCGGGGCAGGGATTGGGAGGGGAAGGTGGAGGTGGGGTACGTGAAGGAGGACCCCGCTTCCAACTACAACATCATCACCTTCCGCGAGGCGTACTGCTTCGACGTCGCCCCCGAGGACGACGCGTGCTGGGCCCAGATGACCTGCGCCAACAAGTACGCGTGCTGGGACGAGGACTCGCGCACGCTGGCCATCACCATCTCCTCCCACGGTGTCGAGAGCGGGCGGGTGTGGGACGCGGACATCGAGGTCAACGCGGCGGGGTACCTCTTCACCACGGTGGACGCTCCGCCCTGCGTGGAGGGCGCCGAGTCCGTCGACTGCGTGGCCATGGACCTGCAGAACACCATGACGCACGAGATTGGCCACGTGGTGGGGCTGGACCACGTGCCCTATCCGGGCGCGACGATGGAGCGCACCGCGCCGCTCGGTGAGACGCAGAAGCGCATCATCGACGCGGGCTCCGCCGAGGGCTTCTGCTCCATCTATCCGAAGGGGCTGCCGCCCAATCAGTGCATCATGAAGAACACGGGCCTGGCCCTGCTGGGAGATGGGCGCGGCACCGGCTGCGCCACGGCGCCGGGCGCGGTCATCGCCGGAGGCTGGCTGGCCGCGCTCGCGCTGCTACGGCGGCGGCGAAGCTGA
- the gltX gene encoding glutamate--tRNA ligase, translated as MTSAPRVRFAPSPTGYLHIGGARTALMNYLQARRYGGTFIVRMEDTDRVRSTEASVQAILDGLEWLGIDWDEGPGKEGPHAPYFQTQRLDTYREHSQRLLAEGKAYRCYCTRQDLEAQREAAEKSGAFYKYPGTCRELKGPPEGRREEEAVIRFKMPSTEGTVSFDDKALGVITKPYSDLDDWVMLRADGIPLYNFGCVIDDHLMDITLVARGQEHVNSTFPQLMLYMALGWKPPEFAHLPLILGPDREKLSKRKHPEADVMLHKRTGIMPEALNNFVIRLGWSHGNDEVISREQMKEWFDFSGVGTTSGVWNPEKLLWLNQQWMKELPEATVAERLVPFLEAKGFQVKGDSRLVPLVHALKERSRTLEEMATTASLYFRSGVTLDEKAAAKHLTGDSLGLLRKVRDGIAALPEWTVEALDGVVKAVSESSSVGMGKVAQPVRVAITGNTTSPGIGETLLLAGRDEALRRIDAALSREA; from the coding sequence ATGACTTCCGCCCCTCGCGTCCGCTTCGCTCCGTCTCCCACCGGATACCTCCACATCGGCGGTGCCCGGACGGCGTTGATGAACTACCTGCAGGCCCGCCGCTACGGCGGCACCTTCATCGTCCGCATGGAGGACACGGACCGCGTGCGCTCCACGGAGGCGTCGGTGCAGGCCATCCTCGACGGCCTCGAGTGGCTGGGCATCGACTGGGACGAGGGCCCCGGCAAGGAGGGCCCCCACGCGCCCTACTTCCAGACCCAGCGCCTGGACACCTACCGCGAGCACTCCCAGCGCCTCTTGGCCGAGGGCAAGGCCTACCGCTGCTACTGCACCCGGCAGGACCTGGAGGCGCAGCGCGAGGCGGCCGAGAAGTCCGGCGCCTTCTACAAGTACCCGGGCACGTGCCGTGAGCTGAAGGGCCCGCCCGAGGGCCGCCGCGAGGAGGAGGCCGTCATCCGCTTCAAGATGCCCTCCACCGAGGGCACCGTGTCGTTCGACGACAAGGCGCTGGGCGTCATCACCAAGCCCTACTCGGACCTGGACGACTGGGTCATGCTGCGCGCGGACGGCATCCCCCTCTACAACTTCGGTTGCGTCATCGACGACCACCTGATGGACATCACCCTGGTGGCGCGCGGGCAGGAGCACGTCAACTCCACCTTCCCGCAGCTGATGCTCTACATGGCGCTGGGCTGGAAGCCGCCCGAGTTCGCGCACCTGCCGCTCATCCTCGGGCCGGACCGCGAGAAGCTCTCCAAGCGCAAGCACCCCGAGGCGGACGTGATGCTGCACAAGCGCACGGGCATCATGCCGGAGGCGCTCAACAACTTCGTCATCCGGCTGGGCTGGAGCCACGGCAACGACGAGGTCATCAGCCGCGAGCAGATGAAGGAGTGGTTCGACTTCTCCGGCGTCGGCACCACCTCCGGCGTGTGGAACCCGGAGAAGCTCCTGTGGCTCAACCAGCAGTGGATGAAGGAGCTGCCGGAGGCCACCGTCGCGGAGCGGCTGGTGCCCTTCCTGGAGGCCAAGGGCTTCCAGGTGAAGGGCGACTCGCGCCTGGTGCCGCTGGTGCACGCGCTCAAGGAGCGCTCCCGCACGCTGGAGGAGATGGCGACCACCGCGTCGCTCTACTTCCGCTCCGGCGTCACGCTGGACGAGAAGGCCGCGGCCAAGCACCTCACGGGCGACTCGCTGGGGCTGCTTCGCAAGGTGCGCGACGGCATCGCCGCGCTGCCGGAGTGGACGGTGGAGGCGCTGGACGGCGTGGTGAAGGCCGTCAGCGAGTCCTCCAGCGTGGGCATGGGCAAGGTGGCACAGCCCGTGCGGGTCGCGATTACGGGCAACACCACGAGCCCGGGCATCGGCGAGACGCTGCTGCTCGCGGGTCGTGACGAGGCCCTGCGCCGCATCGACGCCGCCCTGTCGCGCGAGGCGTGA
- a CDS encoding response regulator, whose product MDLPFETGEGDGGEGGTLASTVLVVDDEPVVLDICARLLERESDLVVLVAASAEEALPILREQRIDVLVTDKNLPGMGGVELVAQARTLQPTLEALMITAYASSESVIAAFAAGASDYILKPFDDLRVLRAKVRAALERRTSGSRVREQAREVAREAAALLGAGQDAPEPAHVALEEELRAYEESSRQVQAGRVAVVGSAEALASLREAGFEVRELPPYAPELEEVDVVVVETGDPQWRTLAERLQSRPPDVLLLASPEADLGDLLEAITLRMDLVGFGTTQGASVLPEKVRMLLLRRGVQRAQDRLAAALSTFRQSILAPSS is encoded by the coding sequence ATGGATCTCCCGTTCGAGACCGGTGAGGGCGACGGTGGGGAGGGGGGAACGCTCGCCTCGACGGTGTTGGTGGTGGACGACGAGCCCGTCGTGCTCGACATCTGCGCCCGCTTGTTGGAGCGCGAGTCGGACCTCGTGGTGCTGGTGGCGGCGAGCGCGGAGGAGGCGCTGCCGATACTGCGTGAGCAGCGCATCGACGTGCTGGTGACGGACAAGAACCTGCCTGGCATGGGCGGGGTGGAGCTCGTCGCGCAGGCGCGGACGCTGCAGCCCACGCTGGAGGCGCTGATGATCACGGCCTACGCGAGCAGCGAGTCCGTCATCGCGGCCTTCGCGGCGGGGGCGAGCGACTACATCCTCAAGCCCTTCGATGATTTGCGGGTGCTGCGCGCCAAGGTGCGCGCGGCGCTGGAGCGGCGCACGTCCGGGTCGCGTGTTCGCGAGCAGGCGCGGGAGGTGGCCCGGGAGGCGGCCGCGCTCCTGGGCGCGGGGCAGGATGCGCCGGAGCCCGCGCACGTGGCGCTGGAGGAGGAGCTCCGGGCCTACGAGGAGTCGTCCCGCCAGGTCCAGGCGGGACGCGTGGCGGTGGTGGGCAGCGCCGAGGCGCTGGCGTCACTGCGCGAGGCCGGGTTCGAGGTGCGCGAGCTGCCGCCGTACGCGCCGGAGCTGGAAGAGGTGGACGTCGTGGTGGTGGAGACGGGGGACCCGCAGTGGCGCACGCTGGCGGAGCGCCTGCAGAGCCGGCCTCCGGATGTGCTGCTGCTGGCCAGTCCCGAGGCGGACCTGGGTGACCTGCTGGAGGCCATCACCCTGCGCATGGACCTGGTGGGCTTCGGCACCACGCAGGGCGCCAGCGTCCTGCCGGAGAAGGTGCGGATGCTGCTGTTGCGCCGGGGTGTCCAGCGCGCGCAGGACCGCCTGGCCGCCGCGCTCTCCACGTTCCGCCAGAGCATCCTCGCGCCTTCTTCTTGA
- a CDS encoding sensor histidine kinase — translation MNPSELPAVLYVDDDALNLRVFDANFGQRFRIFRSASPSEALALLEQRKGEIGVILSDQRMPGMTGVELLERARSIAPDAKRMLVTAYADMQAVIDAVNRGQVTRYFVKPWDRSELQAALDDALKIARLELRIREVEGRMMKSERLATLGQVTAGIAHELMGPVGYLSQNVSSLQRDLTSVIQYVSKHLTVDPNPSVAETVEDLPALIKDLADGAEHLRQVALGLRAQARGEDMEATADVAEVVSFAVKLARAEVRDRARLTSNGEAVRVIFGPVKLCQVLLNLVVNAAQAMSGTGRQGRIEVRWTVRPDDVVLTVADNGCGIPVDLQERVFQPLFTTKPVGIGTGLGLSICRELVAQAGGNLRLSSTPGEGTDIEITLRRAPPL, via the coding sequence ATGAATCCGTCTGAACTACCCGCGGTGCTGTACGTCGACGATGACGCGCTGAACCTGCGGGTCTTCGACGCGAACTTCGGACAGCGCTTCCGCATCTTCCGCAGCGCGTCTCCCAGCGAGGCGCTGGCGTTGCTCGAGCAGCGCAAGGGCGAGATTGGCGTCATCCTCTCCGACCAGCGGATGCCGGGGATGACGGGCGTGGAGCTCTTGGAGCGTGCGCGTTCGATCGCACCCGACGCCAAGCGCATGCTCGTCACGGCGTACGCGGACATGCAGGCGGTCATCGACGCGGTGAACCGCGGCCAGGTGACGCGCTACTTCGTCAAGCCGTGGGACCGCTCGGAGCTTCAGGCGGCGCTGGACGACGCGCTGAAGATTGCCCGGCTGGAGCTGCGCATCCGCGAGGTGGAAGGGCGGATGATGAAGTCGGAGCGTCTGGCCACGCTGGGGCAGGTGACGGCGGGAATCGCCCACGAGCTGATGGGCCCGGTGGGCTACCTGTCGCAGAACGTGTCCTCGCTGCAGCGGGATTTGACGAGCGTCATCCAGTACGTGTCCAAGCACCTGACGGTGGACCCGAACCCGTCGGTGGCGGAGACGGTGGAGGACCTGCCCGCGCTCATCAAGGACCTGGCGGACGGCGCCGAGCACCTGCGTCAGGTGGCGCTGGGCCTGAGGGCGCAGGCGCGCGGCGAGGACATGGAGGCCACCGCGGACGTGGCCGAAGTGGTCTCCTTCGCGGTGAAGCTGGCGCGGGCGGAGGTGCGGGACAGGGCGCGGCTGACGAGCAACGGCGAGGCGGTGCGCGTCATCTTCGGGCCGGTGAAGCTGTGCCAGGTGCTGCTCAACCTCGTCGTGAACGCGGCGCAGGCCATGTCGGGCACGGGGCGTCAGGGGCGCATCGAGGTGCGCTGGACGGTGCGGCCCGACGACGTGGTGCTGACGGTGGCGGACAACGGCTGCGGAATCCCCGTGGACCTGCAGGAGCGCGTGTTCCAGCCGCTGTTCACCACGAAGCCGGTGGGGATCGGCACGGGCCTGGGTTTGTCCATCTGCCGCGAGCTGGTGGCGCAGGCGGGTGGCAACCTGCGGCTGTCGTCCACGCCCGGCGAGGGCACGGACATCGAAATCACCCTCCGGCGAGCCCCGCCCCTCTGA
- the pdhA gene encoding pyruvate dehydrogenase (acetyl-transferring) E1 component subunit alpha, producing MASPYSKEQLLTMYRKMYLIRRFEERAGQQYTLGKIAGFCHLYIGQEAVAVGPVEAIRQDDYMLSAYRDHGQPLARGSDAGMVMAELFGRGSGYSKGKGGSMHIFDIEHHFYGGYGIVGGQIPLAAGMAFASRYRNEDRVTVCYFGDAAANQGALHETFNMASKWKLPVIYICENNRYGMGTAIARTSAVPEIYKRAAAYDMRGEPVDGMDVLKMYEAVKDAAAWCRAGKGPVLLEANTYRFRGHSMADPANYRTKQEVEEERKNDPIPKLRDYAIKNGLGADADFERIEEEVKAQVDAAVKFADESPEPSLDELWRDTIVEPGEQDVRPRERVLGVKVTNWPKYPSGQELKVTWDLEPREQAEAADKKAGLSN from the coding sequence GTGGCCAGCCCGTACTCGAAAGAACAGCTGTTGACGATGTACCGGAAGATGTACCTCATCCGCCGTTTCGAGGAGCGCGCGGGCCAGCAGTACACGCTGGGGAAGATCGCCGGCTTCTGCCACCTGTACATCGGGCAGGAGGCGGTGGCGGTGGGGCCCGTGGAGGCCATCCGCCAGGACGACTACATGCTCAGCGCCTACCGCGACCACGGCCAGCCCCTGGCGCGCGGCAGCGACGCGGGCATGGTGATGGCGGAGCTGTTCGGCCGCGGCTCGGGCTACAGCAAGGGCAAGGGCGGCTCGATGCACATCTTCGACATCGAGCACCACTTCTACGGGGGCTACGGCATCGTCGGCGGGCAGATTCCGCTCGCGGCCGGCATGGCCTTCGCCAGCCGCTATCGCAATGAAGACCGCGTGACGGTCTGCTACTTCGGCGACGCGGCGGCCAACCAGGGCGCGCTCCACGAGACGTTCAACATGGCGTCCAAGTGGAAGCTGCCGGTCATCTACATCTGCGAGAACAACCGCTATGGCATGGGCACGGCCATCGCGCGCACGTCGGCGGTGCCGGAGATCTACAAGCGCGCCGCGGCGTACGACATGCGCGGCGAGCCGGTGGACGGCATGGACGTGCTGAAGATGTACGAGGCCGTGAAGGACGCGGCCGCGTGGTGCCGCGCGGGCAAGGGCCCGGTGCTGCTGGAGGCGAACACGTACCGCTTCCGTGGCCACTCGATGGCGGACCCGGCCAACTACCGCACCAAGCAGGAGGTGGAGGAGGAGCGCAAGAACGACCCCATCCCCAAGCTGCGCGACTACGCCATCAAGAATGGCCTGGGGGCGGACGCGGACTTCGAGCGCATCGAGGAAGAGGTGAAGGCGCAGGTGGACGCCGCGGTGAAGTTCGCGGACGAGTCCCCGGAGCCGAGCCTGGACGAGCTGTGGCGCGACACCATCGTCGAGCCGGGCGAGCAGGACGTGCGCCCGCGTGAGCGCGTGCTGGGCGTGAAGGTGACCAACTGGCCGAAGTACCCGAGCGGCCAGGAGCTGAAGGTCACCTGGGACCTGGAGCCGCGCGAGCAGGCGGAAGCCGCGGACAAGAAGGCGGGCCTGAGCAACTAG